In the Zingiber officinale cultivar Zhangliang chromosome 5A, Zo_v1.1, whole genome shotgun sequence genome, CTCAACTATAATCATACGGCCACCAAAAACTCGTCGACCACCCGGTCGGCCAAAAAAGAAGGTTCTTCGATTGGAAAGTTTGAAGCGTCCAAAGCGTGTAGTTCAGTGTGGTCGATGTCATCTTTTAGGACATTCTCAAAAGAAATGCACTTTGCCAAATCTTATAGGCTAATAGTTATCAATATCTATCAGATTTTCTTCTTTGTGCTGGTACTTGCCATTGCCATGAGATGTAATAACTGTTGTACTTTAGATTGGTAGTCTCTTTTCCCATTGGTTCGTTGAACCATTCtctctgtatttttttttttcgatcAGTGCATGTATTAGCAAGCATCCTTTGATTCATCAATGGTTTGTTGTTTGCTGTTCTTGTTTGCTTCATCTGATTCAGTGGACTCAGATGTCAATGGGTGATCTTATTAAAGTTAAAAACTAGGatgaaattaatatcaaatttgtCTTGTCGAATCAATTTGTATTGGCATTTTGAAATTGTCGAAGGGTTATTATtgctaattgatttttttaagtaTATTATATAATCTTTTAATAGTATCTTTCTCTATCAGGATTGGTTGATAAAGTCCGACGTCTTGTGGGCCCCACCTGACTCTCCCGTCTCTTGTTTATTTATCAACCGAGCGAGAATTCCCTACTGGTGGGGCCACCGTGTCTGTCCAGTGACGAGGCTGGTATACGTTCGATTCGGTTGATAATGGCAATTTCGTAATTATCTGGAAAGGGAGGTGCAATAGGTAGCGAAACGAAACGCTGCGCCCATGGGCTCCACCGAAAGATACCGTCTCCTCACCACCACTCGCCATACCTTCGCTGTGAATTGACGATGTTGCCCTTCCAGACTTCCCCAATGCATTCTCATCTCGGGTGCGCGAATTGACAAGTTTACCCATTCCCCATTGCCTTTACCTAATCCATCCTCGTCGCCATCTGATTCCGGGTCGGACCGGACTGAGTCAAATTCCAATCGAACCGCAAGCACAGGACACGATGGAGCCCATTTTCGTCATTCTAAAATGGCAGAGTCGCAATAATGCGTAATCAAAGGGACAAATGCGAGTCAGGCTCCGCTATATAACAAGGCTCCCCAATACACAACCAAAATCTCTTCCCTTTCTGGCTTCCTCTCGCGCtcgctctctctttctctctctgtaTTTCTCCTTACGAATCGCCTCTTCCCTCCGGCGATCGCTGGGATCTGGCCGAGCCCGGCCACCGTCGccgtaatttttttttcatttttttacagtgaaattctttttttttactatttttttccttatttttatatattattttaaattgcAGTCGGTTACATCCAATCTCCTCTTTCGGCGCGCTGACGTGGCGCGCATCGGAGCCGGCACGAGCCATGTCGAGCCAGTCGCCGACACTTGGCGCAACGAGGAAGCGGAAAGACCGCGAGCCGTCCGATGAAGCCGAGCTGGGGAAGCCAGCTAAGCGGAGCGACAACCGGCTCCTCGCCGGCCTCCTCGCGCACGAGTTCCTCACGCGCGGGTCGCTGTTCGGGAGCCGGTGGGACCTGACTCGGTCCGCTCCGCCCGAACCGGACCGGAAGGAAAAGAAGGACATCGGGCttttgccgccgccgccgccggtgaGGTATGCGGAGGCGTCGCACCTGGTGATGCGCGGCGGCGCCCACGTGGCCGGCGTCGTCAACCCCACGCAGCTGGGGCGGTGGCTGCAGCAGATGTGACGGCGGCGGGGACACGTGAAGGCCTCTCGTTGGCCGCGTTCCCTGGATCGCGTCTGCCGCCTTATCACCTTCCCCATCTCCGCCATCCTCTGTCTCAAGCTGCTAAACcagagaaaaaaaacaaagcaCAGGAGAAGAACTCGATGAGGCTGGTGGCgatttcaattcattttcttTATTCTGTTTTGTggtgcctttcttcttcttcttctccttctcagaATCGCAATTTAGTTTCTTCTCTCTCCAGATGTGATCGAACACTGAATGTGCATGCTTCGTTTCAGAAAAAAAATGGCAGTATTTTGAGTTATTCAACGTCTGTTTCATGCAAATGGACTTGTTTTTCTCATGAATTATCTACATAAATTTGCATGTTTTGATCATTATAGTAAAAATGATGATTATGCTCAATACCTTATTGTCCATTCCAAATTATACGAAAGAAAGTAAACATATAAGTAAACCAGGGTTTGTAAAATTGTGATTCTAGATTGTAGGATCCCATGGTTTGCCAAATCGTGATTCTGGATGATCTTATGATCCAAACATCCAATCGATCTCGAATCGTGCATCGTACTATGAGTGATAGGATCATAGCAAGATGGAAATAGGATCAAAGTAAAATTGGTAGAAGGTTTGAGAGTTACAACTTTTaactcaaattaattaaactacaagatttataatatattaacTTGAAGCATGTTCAAAGATCTACAattgattataaaataaaatttcttaattttaactcaaaaaatataatttaaaacctTTTCTTAAGGTCTGaaaaatttttaatcttattatttttagactattttataatttagattattttCAGCTTTGGTATAGTTAAGATTAATATTTTGAAACTATTTAAAcatctatttaattatttttaaattaatttttaatcaataatATTCTATCATTTTCTCCTAAAATGATGAGTTTTTAACTATCTATTATCTAGTATTTTGCGaaatcaataattttttaaaagattattttttacttttttttacttGAATCAAATGTTTCAATAGCTTCTGCTGCATCAATTACTCTATTATCCTTTAAATTAAGTTTATCTTATAAGCCAAGAAACATTTCTAAGCTTGATgcgattattattattgtgttagtagaaattttatattctttaattttataatataaaaaatataaatattattaagtgttatatatatatataattattaatctatttatatgtaaataatctttctatatttattttttaaatattaattatgtatcataaaaataaatattaattatgtATCATAAAATTTTAAGAGTTTTGAAAGGAACATACAGTTCTAAGATCCAATTTTAACCCCAAAATTAAAAACATGTTTTgattcatgaaaaaaaaaatgattacttAGGCTAGGTAACGTCCAGTCTAAGGTGACTGGTCAAGTCCCACGAATATTTTCCACCAGCCACTAAGGTAAATTGAGAAATACTTGCGGCAGATAGCCCAACATCTCTTAGTTATAAGTCTCATTTGAAGGGAAAATCCTTGTAAATACACTATAAACTATGAATACCTGAGAGATAACTGAGCATCCTTATCGCTGTACCATAATATGGGGACTTGCTTTGATCCATGAAAAAAAAGAGATAATCctagttagtctcattgactattcCTGGGGGTGACCGGTCCgatcccacggaagtttcccaccggccatCAGGATAAATCAAGAAGCGCACGCGACGACCAAcccagtatcctttgattacgcccCTCCTTATTTGGAAGAAAAATTCTTGTAAATATACTGTATCTGAAGTTCGATCCACTAGTACTTAGGGGATAATTTGAATATTTTACCTAGGGGATAATTTGAATATTTTTCCGTGGTACCATGATCCCGGGGATTGCTTTGATCCATGAAGATTGTGGCGTTGGTGGTGATTATACATGAAGGTGAATTACATGATTTGTGACTGTTTACGCTGAAGGATGGATGGAGGGATGTCGTTGAACCTGTAATTAAGAGTGCATTAAATGTTTTTCTTTCGTGCATGATGCTCTTTCCGAGTTTCTACAGGTAAttaattaatttccataaaaatgTATTGCCATATTCCTGGCAATTAAATGCATGACGTggtaaaattttcattcaaaGTATAATTGTTTACATTATCTTAAACTCTTGCTTATTCATGTATATGATAGTGAAACAAATAAGAACTTATATTGCATTTTCTGATTCTTGTTTGAATTAtaatttcttgatttttttaGAGATTATTTATGAAAACTAGGAGAAGTCCAATTTAGGCCATAAGCAGTATCGTATTTATGAAGGAATACAAATATGCCTcaaatctttaaaataaaatgaaacaagacGGAAATATTAatcataaaattattataaaaaatgacTTTATAAGCAAGGACCTGAACCTTGAAATTAGTCAGGAAAATACACGTGCTTTAAATTGAGTCACGATCCAAGCACAAAAAATTCTACTCAAATAATAAAATGTCACCAATCGATCCAATCAATCATGTAATCCGAAATCGGTGACGAAGACCAGCTGAGAATGTGCCTATGAtgctaattaaataaaaattttatgttATCTTGCACATCACAAAAAGTGTTAGTGATCAAATCAGAAAAGGAGTTTTCGGCATTGATCTTTCGACGTTCAAGTCAATAATCCATTCAACAATGACGAATAATGAACAGTCACAAATGAGCATGTCAAATTATGCAGCATCGCATAATTTGTCTGTAGATAGAGATTCTTTTTTATAATACTTTGTGGTATTTATGTACGAATCTCATAGTATTTCTCAAAAAAGTTAAATCATAAAAAGACTTTGATACTTTTTTCCAAAATGAGTCATTAATCTCTAGACAAGATGGAAACTTCGAATgtgtatattatattatatacaaAATATTCTCTATCTTCCGTGATATAAAATACCAAAAAGAAATACGATGTTGATGGGCTACGGGGCTCACAATAGACTACTTTGGCCACCCGATTGAGTCACTGGAATAGTCTGATCGATCATCCCTCTCGAGAAGTACTCAGTCGGCTTTAATGAATGCGGTTAGCGACTCTGCCTTCACTCAACTTCTTTAGTTGAGTCGGAAAGCTTAATCAGACTCAGTGCCTAGTTAGTCTGATCGGATGTATGGTCTGATCAGCTAGACCACTCTGTCGAGATAATTTACTGTGTTATTTTTGAATCATGGATAAGATTGGCTCGGCGGAATGCTTACAGCATAGTGCTTTTTGAGTTTATCCAATTTATAAGGATCGAATCTTAATTTCAATAATTTAatgaatgatttttttaataGGTGATTGACCTAAGCACGTTAAGTTGATGGATCATCCGCTACCActataaaaaaaacatataataGAGATGGAATTTACGATGGGATGAAATTCCATCATTAACCACCGATGGAATCGAGTATTTCGTCATTGATCAACGATGGAATACTTAATTCCGTCATTGGTTAACAACCGGACAACGAGTCCCCATCATTAATCCTTCCCCAATTAGCGATTGTTAATATAATCAAACCCCTTATTAATGACGGGGCCACGTTTAATCGATGATCAACGGTGGAATCGAGTTTTCGTCGTTTGTCATCGTAGACCAACGACAAAATCCTTGATTCTGTCATTGGTTGACAACGGATTTGTTATTTCCATCATTGGCCAACAATAATATTGAGTTTTCGTCATTGGTCAATGATGATCAACAATAGAATCGAGTATTCCATCGTCGACCAACGACGAAACAGTCGATTTCGTCTCGAAAGTTACGCAAAGTTAGGGTTTCCAACTCGACTTTTTTTTTCGTGTTATCTCTCCTttctctctcactctctctctaGCGATTTTGTCCGACGATATTTGGCGTAGTTTGACTCTGGCGTGTCCTTCTCCAAACCTTCCTCTCTGGCGGGTCATCTCCAGCTAGTTCTTCAACGTCCCTCCGCATGTCATCAGTGTCGCTGTCCTCAGCCTCCTCAGCTCCAGTGATCTCAACTCATATCCGACACTCACAGCTCCAGCGGTCTCAACCTCTTCTCCGATCTCCTCAGCTCCATCAACCTCACCCTCAGATCTGGCATAATCTTCAAGGAAGCTATGAGTGTCTTTTCTCTACCGATTTTTGATTTAGGGTTTTGATTAAGTTTTTGTGGTAACTTGATTTTCTGAGCTAACATAATTATCATATTTGTCATTATTTTTTCTATATTGAGCAATCTAGTGTGAATAGTGTATTTTGGTACATTACTACAATATTCATGTTTTGTTGTTCTTCATATCCAAGGAGTTTGGATGATAGTTTTGTTATCCATATTAGGAAATTtgggattaatttaattaatatatcaaaattaatTTGTTATCCAAATTAGcaaattaatttaatcaattaatttaattaagcttaataaatgatgaagaaatgactttcaaaattaaatgcAAATTAAGACTTATAATTAAGTTTAATATGAGTACATACTATTAATATTATTGATATTATTATGTTTGATTGCTTTatttaagcttaattaaaattgtataagtttaataatattttaaattttattcttaTTAGGCAACAATGTATCTGAAGAAATCTTGAATgtacaataattaaaaaaataaatttattaaagatgAATTTATTGTTGAAGTTGAACAATTTGTAAACTTTACTAATAGTTATCTAAAATATATAAATGCCAGCAAGTTAAACTTTTCCGGGATGAGGATACCATGAAAATACATATAGGTAGAAATGATTATGTTAACTACAACTAGTACTATTGAGGAATCGTCAACTAATGATATTACAATGCAAACAAAAAGTTTAACAagtttaaatctttcatttttgcGGTACAAGCAAatcaagttttctatcttgaatatcctatgAAGAGAAGAAGATTTAGTGGTTGGTTGTTATcacttgcaaccccaacaattccccccttcaaacaaaggaccacaggcttcccacgtccgatcctcaacctaccaggtcttcctgcccctcggtccacccaacctactaggacttccttgcctggtgtctggtcctcttgatccgaacataggagtccccactttctttgttcgaggtcaatattgtaccgaCATGATTCAATCAGactatagctcttgtgcacagtcggcggttaaaacttctggcagtccgggctctgatactaattgtaggatcgaaaagaatttagatatctccacaatggcatgatattgccCATTttaggcctaggccctcatggctttgctcttgagctctcccccaaaggcctcatgccaataaagatatctttttctcttataaatccatgatctttttcatgtgtttttaatgtggaactatgtttgcaaccttacaacgaCAACAGTCTGTGCTTCTGGTACTACATGAAGGCATATAGACTAGCAGATGAAGAATTTCTATTAAAAGGTATTTGTGttaagtaaattgaatatgtcTAGTATTGTATCCTTTAGTATACTAATTTTTCAACTTATTATTACAGAAAATATATACCTAGGAGGGAGGGCATGAGCCACAATTTATAGCCATATGGAATATTTATTATGTCAAACTATATAGAGACCTTTTATACAATATGAGAAGGAAGGGCACGAGATCGGAGTATGTATTAGACGAGATTTGGgctatataaattgccaactaggTTGTAGAAAAGTGGTAGTCAAATTCTGTAGCTACTCGAACAAATAGAAATATAGAGCCAGTTGGTCCGAATCCACGAGTATTTCTAGATCTTGATCTAATATATAGCATGCCATCAATTTAGtgtatttaatttaaagttaaataacaaaattttaatttattataaaacttgtataattttttgccaacttttttttttgtatgcaTGAACATTCTCTAGCGAGACAACCCACTTGTTTGGAAGCTAAGTATTTAACAAGACTCACAATTGTAAAAAGATAGCACATTTGTCGATCCTCTAATCCTAGATATAGATGTAAGAATATTAACTTTAGTACATTTAActattaataatgattaattgtaataattttataccagaaattaTCATATACTTTTCTTCACATAGAAGCAAATGACAAATAGAGTGACCCAGACATCTCAACCACtagtagagggaggggagtcacagtCTCTATCCACCCAGGATATaaatgacatttattatgatgttgtgagTAGAAGGACAAAGAACTCCACCCTCTGTGGTATTGGCTCTCGGGCCAAAGTGGTTTGTCTATATATGATCATTTGAGAACTCCTAAGGATCATCCTAGTTCTATTTCTTCTATAGAATGTAGTCGTTAAGATAagaaaattaagaattaaatGATCGACTATCCATAGTGGAGCAGACGATGACCGCTCGGGCGACGAGAGATGATGCTACCATGGTCGAGATGCGAGCAGTCATTGCTCAATAGACCCAATTACAGCATCATATCGAGTCACAAGAGACTCAACCCATAGAACCTTGTTAATTATCTCATTCTGAGGTCTATTCAACTAcaccttagtttttttttctttatcgcACATAATcatgtaaaatatatttattcagtTTTGAAATTATAATATGGTTATTTCTAATTGTATTACATTTTATTAGGAAGATTTTGTCTCTATGATTGATATATTCATCATCATCAGTAACAACatcaaatatccaaaatatgatcaAGATATCTGTTTTTACATGTAAAATTAATTatacatatattatatttttactgCATGATTCTGATAATAATCTATCATATTTTACTTACTACATGATTTAATAATACTAGCTCATATgattataatttggatgtcaTTATAGTAGATTTGTATCATGGTATGAATACTTTATTGTGGATTTGAATACTTTGGATTTCTATCAtggaatttagattttttttatatatctatTGGATTTTGGATATTTTATTGTGGATGTTTGGATAATATAATATGGATTATGGGCATTGTTTATGGAATTAGTTTGTTTGTATATCGATTGTCAATATTTGTAGGGTTGTGATTGTTTGTGTAGATTGTGATtgtttattcaattaatttatgtatGGATTGTAAATGGATTGTGTTTGTATCGCCATCATTTGTGATGGTTATTTTGAATGGAAAATGTAGACAGGGTAATTTccatatttgaaaaagaaaattgtatattttttatatttagagACAGAAATATGGTTTCAGTCGTTAAATACTGACTGAAACCATAATTCAGTCATTAAATATTGATACAAACCAGTAATTTGTTATGATAATTATCGACGAAAAATATAATTCTGTCAGTAATTACCAACAGAAAATACTATTCCATCGATATTTATCGACGGAATCACTTTTCATTAAAATGAGTGATATTGCATagtaattaattttgataatCAATGATAGAATTGTGTTTTCTGTTAGTGCACAACGATGAAATAGTTCTTACGTCATGAAATCCATAGTTAATATAGCAATGAAAATAATGATTCTGTGGTTGGCTAACGATGGTAGTATTAACGACAAAAATGAAGTTTCCATCACTATATTAACTACAGATTTTACACTTCCATTGTTGCTTGAAACAATGGGTTTTTGATTCCGTCGTTGATGGAAATGAACTCCCATCGTAAATTTTGATAGATATCATATTCCATTGGGAAAACTATTTACGACCCAATATTTTACTACGACCATTATTTTGTCATTATTCCATAGCTATGGACATATATTGACAGAAAATTTTATTGTTAGAAGTGATTTTTTTTAGGTGCAGCACATCTCGACGGGAAAAACTTTCGAGGGCCCTATCACTCCCAAACTTAGTTAGCATAAATTTGATACCTAGTACCAATTAAAGatttatgtaaaataccggaaaataggcgaatattaataagggaattttccggaatttttggaaatttttcgggaatttttcggagctcgtatgggcgagttaacggggacaaaaacggggcccgaaaaaaaaagtctgtttaggctaccccatttaagcgaggaaatgtttataattatatttcctttttcttttattttctttattttgttttcttttctttcctcacgCCGAACCATTGCCTTTCCTCCCGATTTCCCCTGCGATGCCGAAGGCCTAACCGaagccggcggtttcttcctcgccaaaCCTGAAATCTCTCGgccacttctcctctcctttgcctttcttttcttcctctccacAGCCGAGTGaccttgtgccctagcgagccgcGAGCTTccattttttctcttcttctttccatccccgacgcctctgccctagcaTCTCGCGCCACCACCACAGCCGGCCACCGCGAGCCCTATCTCCGATCACCTCACATAAGAGCCGAGCATTCCTCCATCTCGAGTGCCCTAGTCggctccgacgccactgccgaccaCCGCCTTGTTCCTTGCTTGAGCAGCCGGAGATCACAGGGATCTTCCTCACCAGTGCCGTGCCCTAGTTTTGCTTTTCACAGTGGTTCTGTCTTCATTGTTATCTGCCCTAGCTGTGAACGAAGAGGTAAGGGAGATTGTGTTTTTGTTGCGGGATTATAGTGGTATTCCTTCTTTGGAGTTCATCTGTTCACTAATTTTAGATGTTGGTTGTCTGGTTTGATCAGTGAATCTTTTCTTGAATTCCGGCAGTGAAGTTTCAACAGGAGGTCTTGGCTGTGGAGGACCTTTAGTCCAGCAGCCCACTCTAGGTCCAGCAACAACGATCTTTGCTATTGAGCCACAACGACTGTGATTGAGGTATAGTGTAGGAATTGGTCTCcgttgtagatgattgctagatatgttagcaataGTTGTTAATTTAGATATGGAATAAATCTAAAGgtataattagggttaatgaagctaaccctagatggttgGTGGATTTGGAAATTGTTTAGTTATTTGTTTATagttaacttagctaaactgtacgatttattacaggactttgattcgagacgagcatctcgacgtccgagttggaccggattgatcttatttcgattggaggcgggtacttttgacatattgtctttgatatgcatagtaatgaaattaacaagttgcattaattatgttcctcatttgtttcggttaatcactacccgattacctgttacctgcttgattgattgtttgttttgcatttcatgttgttatgtacctgattacacatgctcataggggtagtgatataaccatgtttcattatgttcaggacctaggtttgataccttatttgaacagtgtactttgatatgatttgttcactatggtgcacatcattatatgtccatagattggtttagtatattaccatgcttagtatcatgcaccattcgcatgattgcatgctgtgtgatagattgctccattattgtcgagcacatcgccagtttcatcactgttcggtgctccgttgttgacgctcataggtagcgtgacgcagcgtggtagcacgtcagtttgctcttccggtgctccgttggttcgctcatgggtagtgtgacgtagcgtgtagcacgttagggacccctccccgtcatcgtgtaccgggagatgagagcattgcgctcctccatttatgatttggggtaggagtatgtgtgtactccgacagcatcccgtccactcggtcactcatcaagagtagtgatgcagagtgcacggtcgtcacagccctacccacttgtgagttggctgactggcgtcaggggtgaccatgacattggcatcatatgcatgatgcatttattgcttgtgtttgtgtttgctgcatttatatgctacatattgtttggatacctatgtttgacatgcatacaggtcttctatacctttcggactgtttgtccttatacccaggtcctggttagtacagtttctctcctgtttacttcggtttgcatttacttttatttttatcaagagactgtacgcatgattagtgctaggtgttatttccttactttgcatatcaattgtacctgctgagtgttggactcaccccgcctccattgttgatattttcaggttgaggctgtccggagcagttccagtcgctagtccccatctgcacgtagtgctagtcctctgctggtcttgagttgttattttatcttagtttctctatcagactttgtttttagtcttgtattgttttacttatggatattgtatggattcttatcgtttgaaggatttttggtatgatttggatttattctactacatgcctgcctggacggcagaagaggtgagtttatcggatttgagctttacgagtgtagttgagtagggttgattttgagtcatggtattactgctttggtttgcttatatttatataaactgcg is a window encoding:
- the LOC121982962 gene encoding uncharacterized protein LOC121982962, encoding MSSQSPTLGATRKRKDREPSDEAELGKPAKRSDNRLLAGLLAHEFLTRGSLFGSRWDLTRSAPPEPDRKEKKDIGLLPPPPPVRYAEASHLVMRGGAHVAGVVNPTQLGRWLQQM